The stretch of DNA GATGAGCTCGGCCGTGCGGCCCGTGAGAAACACGTAGCCGTCGTCGTCCTGGTAGCCCATGTCGCGCATGGTGAACCAGTCGCCGTCGTAGGAAGAGGCGGTCTTCTGCGTGTCCTTCCAGTACTCGAAGCGGCCCTTGGCGGGCGCGCGGAACCAGATCGTGCCGACCTGGCCGCGAGTCACCGGCTTGCCGCCGTCGTCGCGGATCTCGAGCGTGCCCGTGTCGGCGGGCCGGCCCACGCTGCCCGGCTTCTTCAGCCACTCGTCGGCGAAGATGAAGGTCCCGCCGCCCTCGGTGGCCGCGTAGTACTCGTGCAGGATCGGACCGAGCCAGTCGATCATCGCCTTCTTCACGTGCACGGGCGTCGGCGCCGCGCCGTGCAGCACCGTGCGCAGCGAGGACAGGTCGTACTTGGCGCGCACGTCTTCGGGCAGACCCAAGAGGCGGTGGAACATGGTCGCGACCATGTGCGTGTGGGTGACTCGCTCGCGCTCGATCGTGCGCAGCGTCTCCTCGGCGTCGAACTTGTCCATCAGCACCACGCCCACGCCGGCCATGAGTCCGCCCACGAGATTGAACGCGAGCGGCGCCGCGTGATACAGCGGACCGACGCACAGGTTGCGGTCGCTGGCGGGGCGGTAGCCGTTGGCCTGCCCGGTGAGTCGCGCCACGCCGGTGGGCGCGGGCGTCTCGCGCCGGTGCACGCCCTTGGGCCGTCCGGTGGTGCCCGAGGTGTAGAGCATGGTGCCGCCCAGCACGGGATCCGGCAGGTCGGTGGCGGACTCGCGGGCCAGCGCGGCGTCGAATGACTCGAAGCCCGGGATCTCGCCGCCGATCGCGAGCCGCACCTCGGCCTTCGGGCACGCCGCCGCCGCCTCCCGGGCCACCGCGGCGAAGCGCACGTCGGCCAGGAACGCCTTGGCTTCGCAGTTCTCGACCACGTAGGCGGCTTCGTCGAGCTGCAGGTGCCAGTTCAGCGGAGTGAGTCGCAGGCCGGCGCGCACCGCGGCCGCCCAGGCGACCGCGAACTCGGGCCGGTTCGAGCACAAGAGCGCGAGCGAGTCACCGCGCCCCAGGCCGCGCGCGCGCAACGCGCGGGCGAGCTGGTTGGCCTTCGCGTTCAGCTCCCCGTAAGTCAGGTCGCCGGCGGGCGAGAGGATCGCGAGGCGGTCGGGCGCTTCGTGCGCGTGCAGGGCGATCGTCATCCCCGCCGCGCGCAGCCGTTCCGCCTCCGCAGGCTCGATCGCGCTCATCGGCGCGATTCTACTCCGCCCCGCGGTACTGGACCCGGTAGACCGCCCCGGCGAAGTCGTCCGACACGTAGAGCGCCCCGTCCGGGCCGTCGAGCACGTCGACCGGACGCCCGACCACGTCTTCGTTCAGCTCGAAGCCGGTCAGGAAGTCGGACTCGGCGATCGAGCCGTCGGGCTTCCACTCCAGGAGGACCACCTTGTAGCCGCTCTTCTTGCTGCGGTTCCAGGAGCCGTGGAGCGCCACGAAGGCCTGCCCGCGGTAGCGCTCCGGGAAGGCGGTGCCGCGGTAGAAGCGCATGCCGAGCGGCGCCACGTGGGCCCCGAACTCGTGCGCCGGGGGCACCGCGCTGGCCGCCTGGTCGCCGCCCTGCGTGCCGAAGTCGGGGTCGGGCACGTTGTGGCCATAGCGGTAGGGCCAGCCGTAGAACTTGCCGGGC from Myxococcota bacterium encodes:
- a CDS encoding AMP-binding protein, whose amino-acid sequence is MSAIEPAEAERLRAAGMTIALHAHEAPDRLAILSPAGDLTYGELNAKANQLARALRARGLGRGDSLALLCSNRPEFAVAWAAAVRAGLRLTPLNWHLQLDEAAYVVENCEAKAFLADVRFAAVAREAAAACPKAEVRLAIGGEIPGFESFDAALARESATDLPDPVLGGTMLYTSGTTGRPKGVHRRETPAPTGVARLTGQANGYRPASDRNLCVGPLYHAAPLAFNLVGGLMAGVGVVLMDKFDAEETLRTIERERVTHTHMVATMFHRLLGLPEDVRAKYDLSSLRTVLHGAAPTPVHVKKAMIDWLGPILHEYYAATEGGGTFIFADEWLKKPGSVGRPADTGTLEIRDDGGKPVTRGQVGTIWFRAPAKGRFEYWKDTQKTASSYDGDWFTMRDMGYQDDDGYVFLTGRTAELIISGGVNIYPAEIDAVLLMHPAVRDAAAVGVPNEEFGEEVKAVVQTAEGWDPSDSLARELLEHCRARLAHYKCPRSIDFDPNLPRSEAGKVQRRAIRDRYWQALGRQI